The following proteins come from a genomic window of Aquimarina sp. MAR_2010_214:
- a CDS encoding DNA-binding protein, with protein sequence MNIIIKQIELIERVDQLIRLQATGSPDDLAYRLGISKTKLYRIINTMKSLGAPVEYDITIQSFVYAEAVGFTFGFYRRENRTVNVDSFMK encoded by the coding sequence ATGAACATCATTATCAAACAGATTGAACTTATAGAGCGAGTTGATCAACTTATTCGCTTGCAAGCTACAGGATCGCCAGATGATCTTGCGTATCGTTTAGGGATCTCTAAAACCAAATTGTATCGTATCATTAATACTATGAAATCCTTAGGGGCCCCTGTAGAATATGATATTACCATACAAAGTTTTGTCTATGCAGAAGCTGTAGGGTTTACGTTTGGGTTTTATCGCCGTGAGAACAGGACTGTCAATGTGGACTCTTTTATGAAATGA
- a CDS encoding AraC family transcriptional regulator, protein MNYKLLFLLLLCINIESVSYSQVVRDSLLGKSNSELIEGFKKIKNKKVKESYIKAYIKNGKINKDTFSIIDGYTNLSDLYANEEKGINYADSIILLTKNNPNSIYPANGYMLKGERYFFGQKKIKLALDNYLIANKYSERYRSKEINFGSNHIIGILKDKIGYFEEAIQIHQKNIRLVEKEFDESIQSLFMTSSIQAIAFTYKNLGKLDSALYYNDLGMEKALKMNHKSLINHLLLNEGVIHYHNFKLKSSTKAIKESLEYFEKINDKPNMAEGYFYLAKIYDRQQEKVQSLQYLKQVDSIFIETQDLPPDTREAYEILISHYNRINKPDTQLVYLKRLISLDSILSSNKSYVSKNLKNKYDIPKLIKQKEILIGKLKNDKVNLKYISIIISIILIFIIFGLYRRQNSLKKRFNAIIIKEDENLEVQKILSEKTERLDVPKNISNEISQRLQLFEKNQEFTDNKLTLSSLAILFKTNSTYLSKTINYYHDKSFTNYINDLRIEYALKKLKNDHSFRKYTISAIAQESGFKSAETFSKLFKKKNGIYPSYFIKRMKKQPNNDFD, encoded by the coding sequence ATGAACTATAAATTATTATTTTTACTACTACTTTGCATTAATATTGAAAGTGTATCCTATTCACAAGTGGTGAGAGATTCTTTATTAGGAAAATCAAATTCCGAATTAATAGAAGGTTTTAAAAAAATAAAAAATAAAAAAGTTAAAGAATCATATATAAAGGCCTACATCAAGAATGGAAAAATTAATAAAGACACTTTTTCAATTATAGATGGATATACAAATCTGTCAGATCTATATGCAAATGAGGAAAAAGGGATTAATTATGCCGATTCCATAATACTACTGACCAAAAATAATCCAAATTCTATTTACCCTGCTAATGGTTATATGTTAAAAGGAGAACGATATTTTTTTGGTCAAAAAAAGATAAAACTTGCACTTGATAATTATTTAATAGCTAATAAATATTCTGAACGTTACCGAAGTAAAGAGATCAATTTTGGCAGTAATCATATCATAGGAATATTAAAGGATAAAATCGGTTATTTTGAAGAAGCTATACAAATTCACCAAAAAAATATAAGATTGGTAGAAAAAGAATTTGATGAATCAATACAATCTCTTTTTATGACCTCATCTATACAAGCTATCGCCTTTACCTATAAAAATTTAGGAAAATTAGATTCTGCATTATATTATAATGACCTTGGTATGGAAAAAGCTTTGAAAATGAATCATAAATCCCTTATAAATCATCTTTTACTTAATGAAGGAGTGATTCATTATCACAATTTCAAATTAAAAAGTTCTACTAAAGCTATTAAAGAGTCTTTAGAATATTTTGAAAAAATTAATGATAAACCTAATATGGCTGAAGGGTATTTTTATTTAGCCAAGATATATGATCGACAGCAAGAGAAAGTTCAATCTCTTCAATATCTCAAACAAGTAGACTCAATTTTTATAGAAACCCAAGATTTACCACCTGATACTAGGGAAGCATATGAAATACTTATTAGTCATTATAATAGAATTAACAAACCTGATACGCAATTGGTCTATTTAAAAAGATTGATTTCATTGGATAGTATTTTGAGTTCAAATAAAAGTTATGTTTCTAAAAATTTGAAAAACAAATATGATATTCCCAAATTGATTAAGCAGAAGGAAATCTTAATCGGGAAGCTTAAAAATGACAAGGTAAATTTAAAGTACATTTCCATTATTATAAGCATAATCCTAATATTTATTATATTCGGATTATATCGTAGACAAAATAGTTTAAAAAAAAGATTTAACGCAATTATAATAAAAGAAGATGAGAACCTAGAGGTTCAAAAAATACTATCCGAAAAAACAGAAAGATTAGACGTGCCCAAAAATATTTCTAATGAAATTTCTCAAAGATTGCAGTTATTTGAAAAAAATCAAGAATTCACTGATAACAAATTAACATTATCATCACTTGCTATACTATTTAAAACCAACTCTACCTATTTGTCCAAAACTATAAATTATTATCATGATAAAAGTTTTACTAATTATATTAATGATTTAAGAATTGAGTATGCATTAAAAAAATTAAAAAATGATCATTCATTTAGAAAATATACGATAAGTGCAATTGCACAAGAATCAGGATTTAAAAGTGCTGAAACTTTTTCTAAGTTATTTAAAAAAAAGAATGGGATTTATCCTTCTTATTTTATTAAACGTATGAAAAAACAACCAAACAATGATTTTGATTAA
- a CDS encoding S8 family serine peptidase, with protein sequence MLVKISTNARKTLSTYFPNQDYTIASLDSLKRLYPKNTILQDDILRMSNFIKYNFTEQYINNYKLIADQRITKMLNLAYNDRVIIGDNADDITDKNYGNGVINNNLDISTHGTIVSGIIGAKRHNKLGIDGIANTIKIMPICISGFGNEYDKDLALGIRYAVDNGARVINMSIGKELSLQKHWVDEALKYAEQHNVLIVSSAGNRHLKLDGTNEYPTDSTGDGKEVSSNFIHVGATSYAVNENLIASFSNYSKIEVDVFAPGNKIKTLLPNNRYKIDSGTSISSAIVSGLTSLIFSYYPKLSAKEVKNILIKSGISYNIDVEIKQKDGTKIMIPFSELSKSGKIVNAYNALLLAEQISKSKN encoded by the coding sequence ATGCTGGTTAAAATTTCCACAAATGCAAGAAAAACCTTATCAACTTATTTTCCCAACCAGGATTATACAATAGCATCATTAGATAGTTTAAAAAGATTGTATCCTAAAAATACTATACTACAAGATGATATCTTAAGAATGTCTAATTTTATAAAATACAATTTTACAGAACAATATATTAACAATTATAAGTTGATAGCAGATCAACGTATTACCAAAATGCTAAACTTAGCATATAATGACAGGGTTATTATCGGAGATAATGCTGATGATATTACCGATAAGAATTATGGTAATGGAGTTATAAATAATAATTTAGACATATCAACTCATGGAACCATTGTGTCTGGTATTATTGGAGCCAAACGACATAATAAACTTGGCATTGACGGTATTGCTAATACTATAAAAATTATGCCTATATGCATCTCCGGTTTTGGGAATGAATATGATAAAGATCTAGCTTTGGGTATTCGATATGCAGTAGATAATGGTGCCAGAGTAATCAACATGAGTATTGGTAAAGAATTATCATTGCAGAAACATTGGGTAGATGAAGCTCTAAAATATGCGGAACAACATAACGTATTAATTGTATCTTCAGCAGGAAATAGACATCTAAAGCTAGACGGCACAAATGAGTATCCAACAGATAGTACTGGTGATGGAAAAGAGGTATCCTCAAATTTTATTCATGTTGGAGCAACATCCTATGCGGTAAATGAAAACCTGATCGCATCATTCTCTAATTATAGTAAGATAGAAGTAGATGTTTTTGCACCTGGTAATAAGATCAAAACATTACTTCCAAATAACCGATACAAGATTGATAGTGGCACCTCTATTTCATCTGCGATAGTTTCTGGTCTAACCTCATTAATATTTTCTTATTATCCTAAATTATCAGCTAAAGAAGTTAAAAACATACTTATAAAATCGGGAATTTCATATAATATTGATGTAGAAATAAAACAAAAGGATGGGACAAAAATAATGATTCCTTTCTCTGAGCTTTCAAAGTCTGGTAAGATTGTAAATGCATATAATGCCTTATTACTGGCTGAGCAGATATCTAAGAGTAAGAATTGA
- a CDS encoding AraC family transcriptional regulator, protein MQLRCYKIVLLFLISFIGYGQSFKVPDSLVELDFKELENMFNNYIKNNPKKAEPHAKAYLQKGKNTGDVLNIAKGFHFLASLDRNDFEKRIKYLDSAIVITKNIGHIKYPVVFYVNKGVIYEKNGLSGKALDHYLEGLAFAKKTNNILFVNILQHNIALLKRKLGKFEEAKSIFKKCLVYEKSMIGKKKNDTLNYLFTLSELITTYRQNKEIDSAILLNTQGVKMSQEKDIKCLFRLHKGIFQYYKKDFKNATNTIDQGLDELLKSKYFKYYENDNLINGYLFLGKSYLAVSKQKLAITYFKKLDSLIQTTNYLIPETRSAYLEIIDYYKSLDDKNNQLYYINRLLYNDSILNHNFRDINEKLIKDYDTPILLKEKEKLIASLKQENTKISSQNILISILLALSMFGFGYYYYRQRLYKKRFLKLLDTTADQSKKKGSSINKKTLNHLLDQLQKFEEKHGYLQSNLNAKDLAKSFGSNSSYLSKVVNTFKEKSFSSYINDLRINFVIDKLREDSIFRKYTVKAIAQEIGFNNAEAFSKAFYKKTGIYPSYFIKELEKQQSI, encoded by the coding sequence ATGCAGCTAAGATGTTATAAAATTGTTTTGTTGTTTTTGATTTCCTTTATAGGATATGGGCAATCGTTTAAAGTGCCGGATTCTTTGGTTGAGCTAGATTTTAAAGAACTTGAGAATATGTTCAATAACTACATTAAAAACAACCCTAAAAAAGCTGAACCTCATGCCAAAGCCTATTTGCAAAAGGGAAAGAATACTGGCGATGTCCTAAACATAGCAAAAGGTTTTCATTTTTTAGCAAGTCTTGATCGAAATGACTTTGAAAAACGGATTAAATATCTTGATAGTGCAATTGTAATCACGAAAAATATAGGCCACATAAAATATCCTGTTGTATTTTATGTCAATAAGGGAGTTATCTATGAGAAAAATGGTCTTTCAGGAAAAGCTCTAGATCATTATCTAGAAGGTTTGGCATTTGCAAAAAAGACAAACAATATCCTTTTTGTAAATATTCTACAGCATAATATTGCTTTACTAAAAAGAAAACTTGGAAAATTTGAGGAAGCAAAATCTATCTTTAAAAAATGTTTGGTTTATGAGAAATCCATGATCGGCAAAAAGAAAAACGATACTTTAAATTATTTATTTACTCTCTCAGAGTTAATAACCACTTATAGACAAAATAAAGAAATAGATTCTGCTATACTACTAAATACCCAAGGTGTCAAAATGTCTCAAGAGAAAGATATAAAGTGTTTATTTAGATTACACAAAGGAATTTTCCAGTATTATAAAAAAGATTTTAAAAATGCAACTAATACAATAGATCAAGGATTAGATGAGTTATTAAAAAGCAAGTATTTTAAATATTATGAAAATGATAATTTAATCAACGGATATCTTTTTTTAGGAAAGTCATATTTGGCTGTTTCAAAACAAAAACTGGCGATTACCTATTTTAAAAAATTAGATTCTTTGATTCAGACAACCAATTATTTAATCCCAGAGACTCGATCAGCTTATCTAGAAATTATTGACTATTATAAATCTTTAGATGATAAAAATAATCAACTATATTATATCAATAGATTATTATATAATGATAGTATACTTAATCATAATTTTAGAGATATAAATGAAAAATTGATAAAAGATTATGATACCCCAATTTTATTGAAAGAAAAAGAAAAACTCATTGCTTCATTAAAACAAGAAAACACCAAAATATCATCTCAAAATATCCTAATATCAATACTATTAGCACTAAGCATGTTTGGTTTTGGATATTATTACTATCGACAACGTTTGTATAAAAAACGCTTTTTAAAACTACTCGATACAACTGCAGATCAAAGCAAAAAAAAGGGCTCATCAATTAATAAAAAAACCCTAAATCATCTACTGGATCAACTACAAAAATTCGAAGAAAAACATGGGTATTTACAATCAAATCTTAACGCCAAAGACCTGGCAAAGAGTTTTGGATCTAATTCTAGTTATCTCTCTAAAGTAGTGAATACCTTTAAAGAAAAAAGTTTTAGTAGTTATATTAATGATCTGCGTATCAATTTTGTGATTGATAAACTACGCGAAGATTCTATCTTTAGAAAATACACCGTAAAAGCTATCGCACAAGAAATTGGTTTTAATAATGCCGAAGCCTTTTCTAAGGCATTCTATAAAAAAACCGGAATCTATCCTTCATATTTTATAAAGGAACTAGAGAAACAGCAGTCGATATAA
- a CDS encoding MOSC domain-containing protein: MLKISKLYVYPVKSLGRIELQSATLSETGFEYDRHWMLTNKNGKHITQREEPKLALFQVALSQDSLLVTYKESRIKIRLENPTLKEPILVSVFKEKVEAIKEEQVVNDWFSGCLGKEMYLVRQSSAAKRWVKQNNDARILFQDGAQYLVVGDSSLDDLNSRLSSPVKMNRFRPNIVFTGGSSFIEDQWKKIRISNSTFEITKSCARCTVTTVNQETGEKGEEPLKTLSQYRLSERKIWFGRYLKLVDSKDFTITVGDKISVM, translated from the coding sequence ATGCTAAAAATCTCAAAACTATACGTGTACCCGGTTAAATCACTGGGTAGAATTGAATTACAAAGTGCTACTTTATCCGAAACAGGTTTTGAGTATGATCGGCATTGGATGCTGACCAATAAAAACGGAAAACATATTACCCAGCGAGAAGAGCCTAAATTAGCATTGTTTCAGGTGGCATTATCACAGGATTCATTATTGGTGACTTACAAAGAAAGTAGGATTAAAATTCGATTAGAGAATCCAACCTTAAAAGAACCTATTTTGGTTTCTGTTTTTAAAGAAAAAGTAGAGGCCATAAAAGAAGAACAGGTAGTGAATGATTGGTTTTCGGGTTGTTTAGGAAAAGAAATGTACCTGGTTAGACAATCAAGTGCGGCGAAAAGATGGGTTAAACAAAATAATGATGCACGAATTCTTTTTCAGGATGGTGCTCAGTATTTGGTTGTAGGAGACAGTTCTTTGGATGATCTAAATAGTAGGTTATCCTCTCCTGTTAAAATGAACAGATTTAGACCCAATATTGTCTTTACAGGAGGAAGCTCGTTTATTGAAGATCAATGGAAGAAGATTAGAATTAGCAATTCTACTTTCGAAATCACCAAATCATGTGCACGGTGTACGGTAACGACGGTAAATCAGGAAACGGGAGAAAAAGGTGAAGAACCTTTAAAAACCTTATCACAATATCGATTATCAGAGCGAAAAATCTGGTTTGGAAGATATCTTAAGCTTGTTGATAGTAAAGATTTTACTATCACCGTGGGAGATAAAATTAGTGTAATGTGA
- a CDS encoding DMT family transporter — translation MNKIITFLFLILTMLFWAANFHVVKITLEFYSPVSVAALRFFFGVVSLFLLVYLRFGNQLFKFRFSAKEWWYMFLTSFFGIFLTIYFFNLGLKTTSAVNGSLIIATSPAITAVFTFLFQRKKVKLVQWIAIAISFFGVAIILVKGDFSKLAELQFEIGDMYIMSMAIVFSLSQVIVSKYLPHVDVVVMTTITSLMAFVLFAVFSLPEFITTDVPTDLSFWSSILFMGVLGTGIAYTAFYFCVVKLGATTSTLFMNLIPFFAVLLAFPFGETLYAVQLAGGGIIIIGLLLFGFTKKKK, via the coding sequence ATGAATAAAATAATTACGTTTCTGTTTTTAATACTAACCATGCTTTTTTGGGCAGCTAATTTTCATGTGGTAAAAATAACGTTAGAGTTTTACTCTCCTGTAAGTGTTGCTGCTTTGCGATTTTTCTTTGGGGTTGTCTCGTTATTCCTTCTTGTGTATTTGAGATTTGGCAATCAATTATTCAAATTCAGGTTTTCGGCAAAAGAATGGTGGTATATGTTTCTTACCTCCTTTTTCGGAATCTTTTTAACCATATACTTTTTTAACCTGGGTCTAAAAACAACCAGTGCAGTAAATGGATCTCTTATTATTGCAACTAGTCCAGCAATTACTGCTGTTTTTACTTTTTTGTTTCAAAGAAAGAAAGTGAAATTAGTACAATGGATTGCTATTGCGATTAGCTTTTTTGGAGTAGCAATTATTTTGGTAAAAGGAGATTTTAGTAAGTTGGCAGAATTACAGTTCGAAATTGGAGATATGTATATTATGAGTATGGCTATTGTATTCTCACTTTCTCAAGTCATTGTCAGTAAATACCTTCCTCATGTAGATGTTGTTGTGATGACCACAATTACTTCGCTAATGGCCTTTGTTTTGTTTGCAGTTTTTTCATTACCAGAATTTATAACAACCGATGTGCCTACAGATTTATCTTTTTGGAGTAGCATCTTATTTATGGGAGTGCTAGGAACCGGAATCGCATATACTGCATTTTATTTCTGTGTCGTTAAATTAGGAGCAACAACCTCGACACTGTTTATGAATCTTATTCCATTTTTTGCGGTGCTACTTGCGTTTCCTTTCGGGGAAACATTATATGCTGTGCAGCTCGCAGGAGGAGGTATTATAATTATTGGTCTGTTACTATTTGGGTTTACTAAAAAGAAAAAATGA
- a CDS encoding antibiotic biosynthesis monooxygenase, with protein MNYKSSVITRKWHGRINAIDAQEYLQYLIESGIADYKSVDGILSVEILRRFEDDICHVWTVTKWKDYESIKTFAGKDYTKAKYYARDTDFLLEFEEEVQHFETFVF; from the coding sequence ATGAATTATAAATCAAGTGTAATTACAAGAAAATGGCATGGTAGAATTAATGCCATAGATGCTCAAGAATATCTACAGTACTTAATAGAAAGTGGTATTGCGGATTATAAATCTGTTGATGGAATACTAAGTGTAGAAATTCTAAGAAGATTTGAAGATGATATTTGCCATGTATGGACAGTGACCAAATGGAAGGATTATGAGAGTATCAAAACTTTTGCTGGAAAGGATTATACTAAAGCAAAATATTATGCTAGAGATACGGATTTTCTTCTTGAGTTTGAAGAAGAGGTACAGCATTTCGAAACCTTTGTTTTTTAA
- a CDS encoding CGNR zinc finger domain-containing protein, whose product MMNNVEHIQNSLLDGGNLSLNFINTIKDRLVADPIDYLTGKEEWIAWLKRVDILENETSNFDEASFNLKEVIRKREFLHRVFQGLVFQREIKEKDLKCFDTLLQKIRRSTKIFVVDNKPQEHLEIDPNDLNSYILKIGKAAHELLMSEEIDRVKECGNCGWIYFDSSKNKCRKWCNMDTCGNEVKARKYYESKKNKV is encoded by the coding sequence ATGATGAATAATGTAGAACATATACAAAATAGTCTTTTAGACGGAGGAAATCTATCCCTCAATTTTATCAATACGATTAAAGACAGGCTAGTTGCAGACCCCATAGATTACCTTACCGGAAAAGAGGAATGGATTGCCTGGTTAAAACGCGTTGATATTTTAGAAAATGAAACCTCAAACTTTGATGAAGCTAGTTTTAATCTAAAAGAAGTTATAAGGAAAAGAGAATTTTTGCACCGTGTATTTCAAGGGCTTGTTTTTCAAAGAGAGATTAAAGAAAAAGATCTTAAATGTTTTGATACACTGCTACAAAAAATCAGAAGATCTACTAAGATTTTTGTAGTTGATAATAAACCTCAAGAACATTTAGAGATAGATCCAAATGATCTAAATAGTTATATTTTAAAAATTGGAAAAGCGGCACATGAACTATTGATGTCTGAAGAAATAGATCGAGTAAAAGAATGTGGTAATTGCGGATGGATTTACTTCGATTCGAGTAAAAACAAATGTAGAAAATGGTGTAATATGGATACTTGTGGCAATGAGGTAAAAGCCAGAAAATATTACGAAAGCAAAAAAAACAAAGTATAA
- a CDS encoding RidA family protein, with product MKNRKNISSGSPWEDIVGYSRAVKVGNIIEIAGTTATGKDGNIIGIDDPYLQTKTIIETAKHVLEDMGYSLDNVIRTRIYTTDISQWEAIGKAHGEYFSTIKPATAMVEIAKLINPDMLVEIEFTAITD from the coding sequence ATGAAAAACAGAAAAAACATTTCGTCTGGTAGCCCCTGGGAAGATATTGTAGGATATTCCAGAGCTGTAAAAGTAGGGAATATCATCGAGATTGCTGGTACTACTGCTACTGGTAAAGATGGTAATATTATTGGTATAGATGATCCTTATCTTCAGACCAAGACAATAATAGAAACCGCTAAACATGTTTTGGAAGATATGGGATACAGTTTAGACAATGTGATCCGGACAAGAATATATACTACAGATATATCCCAATGGGAAGCGATAGGAAAAGCACATGGAGAATATTTTAGTACCATAAAACCCGCTACCGCAATGGTAGAAATAGCCAAATTAATTAATCCTGATATGCTGGTAGAAATAGAATTTACAGCTATAACCGATTAA
- a CDS encoding PhzF family phenazine biosynthesis protein, producing MKTTKIQKIAAFSHNNKGGNPAGVVIADRMPKEEEMFNIAKEVGYSETAFLHPKADGWRIRYFSPEIEVDFCGHATIATGAGLGQSHGEGTYKLFLNNGEISVAVKKTSENDFEITLQSPETWSKPAPQNVIDDVLDLFNLPASALHKDFPIRYAFAGAKHLILVVNDRKTLADMNYEFEKTKALMLKEGLVTISLLWLGADNVFHSRNAFASGGVYEDPATGAAAAALAGYLRDINWKGNNKFEIIQGEDMQSPSRLIVEYTPVIGASVKISGNARNI from the coding sequence ATGAAAACAACTAAAATTCAAAAAATTGCAGCGTTCTCTCATAATAACAAGGGAGGAAACCCTGCAGGTGTTGTAATAGCAGATAGAATGCCCAAAGAAGAAGAAATGTTTAACATTGCTAAAGAGGTAGGATACTCTGAAACTGCTTTTTTGCATCCTAAAGCTGACGGGTGGCGTATTCGATATTTTTCACCAGAAATAGAAGTCGATTTTTGTGGTCATGCTACTATTGCTACTGGAGCAGGTTTAGGGCAAAGCCATGGAGAAGGCACATATAAGCTGTTTTTAAATAATGGAGAAATTAGCGTTGCTGTTAAAAAAACTTCAGAAAACGATTTTGAAATAACACTACAATCTCCCGAAACCTGGTCAAAACCTGCTCCACAAAATGTAATAGATGATGTTCTTGATTTATTCAATCTTCCAGCTTCAGCGCTTCATAAAGATTTTCCGATTCGATATGCTTTTGCAGGAGCCAAACACCTTATTCTTGTAGTAAACGATCGAAAAACGTTAGCCGACATGAATTATGAATTTGAAAAAACCAAAGCTCTTATGCTTAAAGAAGGCCTGGTTACCATAAGTTTACTATGGTTAGGTGCCGATAACGTATTTCATTCTAGAAATGCATTTGCCTCTGGAGGAGTATATGAAGATCCTGCTACGGGAGCGGCCGCAGCAGCTTTAGCTGGCTATTTGCGTGATATAAACTGGAAAGGAAATAACAAATTTGAAATTATCCAAGGTGAGGATATGCAATCTCCATCACGATTAATAGTAGAATATACTCCTGTAATCGGGGCCAGTGTAAAAATATCAGGTAACGCTCGAAATATCTAA
- a CDS encoding riboflavin synthase, which translates to MFTGIIEELGIVTSLQTNKENLDITVRANFTSELKIDQSVAHNGVCLTVVSINEDVYTVTAIKETLDKTNLNTLAVDTVVNLERGMKLGDRLDGHIVQGHVDQTAICKAITEADGSWYFTFDYDPSLNNITIEKGSVTVNGVSLTVVNSKKNEFSVAIIPYTYEHTNFNTFKVGSVVNLEFDVIGKYVKRITELG; encoded by the coding sequence AATTGTTACTTCTTTACAAACGAATAAGGAAAATTTGGATATTACAGTACGTGCGAATTTTACTTCAGAATTGAAGATTGATCAAAGTGTAGCACATAATGGGGTTTGTTTAACGGTGGTGTCTATTAATGAAGATGTGTATACAGTTACTGCGATCAAAGAAACATTGGATAAAACTAATCTTAATACACTTGCAGTTGATACTGTGGTAAACCTGGAAAGGGGAATGAAATTGGGGGATAGGTTAGATGGGCATATTGTACAGGGACATGTGGATCAAACCGCAATTTGTAAAGCTATTACCGAAGCTGATGGAAGTTGGTACTTTACTTTTGATTATGACCCTTCATTAAATAATATCACTATCGAAAAAGGATCGGTAACGGTTAATGGAGTTAGTTTAACTGTGGTTAATTCTAAAAAGAATGAGTTTAGTGTTGCTATTATTCCGTATACCTATGAACATACAAACTTTAACACTTTTAAAGTAGGCAGTGTTGTTAATCTTGAGTTTGATGTTATTGGTAAATACGTAAAACGAATTACAGAACTAGGATAA